The Gemmatimonadota bacterium genome segment ATTGGAATTTGTAATTTTGCGCCTGGATGAACCGTCCTCCTTGATGTGATAGAGTTGTAGTATGTTATTTTCATCAGGGCAACTGACAATAATCTCACGCATTTGAGACTCTCCAGCAAACAAGCCATCTGACACGCAAGCAATCGTAAAAATAGCCGGGATCAATATTAAGAATGATTTCATCATACGTGAAAGGATCGACCTACAGGTTGAAAATCAGAGATTTCTTCACATTCTAACCATGCGTCTGGCGAGTTCAGATCCGATGCCTTTCCCTTGCCATTCTGGCAGCACCTCGATGGGGCCAACTCGCCAACGCGATCGCACCATCACACCATCGTCTCCAAATACACCTTCAACGCTGTAGCCAGATCGCGTCCAAATGCACGCGCCAGTTCTGGACTCGTATCCAGATCGCCCACATTGGCATAGGGAAACTCAATTGCCGTTGCCAATTGAACACCCGGCAATTCACCCGCCCATCGACCAAAGCTCTTGCCAGCTGCATAATTCTCTGCCGTATTCCACTCCACGCCAAAGGGCAAATTATCCGCTGCACAAAAGGGCAAGCCTCCTGTTCGTTCCGCTTCCAAAATATGCGAAAACCGTATCTGTTCCTGCCAGGGGGCTTCTGACTCAGATCCCACCAGATAAATCGTCTCATTGCGATTACTACGAATCCACGGACAGTGCAGATCAATCGCTACCTTCAGTTTGCCCGCGCTCCAATCCGGCACCCTTTCTCGCATCACAGCCGTTTCAATATGCACACTCTCCCCGACATAATCCCGGTTGTGATCCCTCGGCTTCCGATTCTTCCCCTGATCGCCATCCTCCACACCGTCTTTATCCACAAACGGAATCACCAGGCATTCAACTCGTCCCTGAAACCAACGCCCTAAATCATCCTCACCAAGTATCGCCGCCATTATGCCTTCCAGCACGTAAGACTGCATCATCTCACAGCAGTGGTGTCGCGCCGCAATCAACACGCGCAGATCCGCCCCACCGTCCAGCCGTCCCACATACAACATCTCAACATCACGTCCTTTGTGCGTCTCGCACAACGTCTCCGCCACCAGATAATCCGAATCCACATACGACGCCAAAAACCGGTCCAGATCGGCCTGCACATACGGCATCCCAAAACTGAACCGCACATCATCCGCGTCATTCGCAAACGCATACACAAACGACTGCCCATCCACCGCATCATTACCCAACCAGCGCCACGTCACCCCACCGTCTTCACTCATCCCAGGACCACGCGTACCAATCACATTGCTACCGGTAAAGTGAAACCGCACGGTTCGGCCTGCTGCGCCACGCACCCGAAAATACCAGTAGAACCAGTCGCGATCCGTATCGCGCAGATCCTGTCGAACAAACACATCATCACCGTCAATTCGCTCGGTGATGATATTCCCACCCGGAAAATCACAATCTATCATAATCATTGAACACGCTT includes the following:
- a CDS encoding peptidase M14, yielding MIMIDCDFPGGNIITERIDGDDVFVRQDLRDTDRDWFYWYFRVRGAAGRTVRFHFTGSNVIGTRGPGMSEDGGVTWRWLGNDAVDGQSFVYAFANDADDVRFSFGMPYVQADLDRFLASYVDSDYLVAETLCETHKGRDVEMLYVGRLDGGADLRVLIAARHHCCEMMQSYVLEGIMAAILGEDDLGRWFQGRVECLVIPFVDKDGVEDGDQGKNRKPRDHNRDYVGESVHIETAVMRERVPDWSAGKLKVAIDLHCPWIRSNRNETIYLVGSESEAPWQEQIRFSHILEAERTGGLPFCAADNLPFGVEWNTAENYAAGKSFGRWAGELPGVQLATAIEFPYANVGDLDTSPELARAFGRDLATALKVYLETMV